In Halobellus ruber, the following proteins share a genomic window:
- a CDS encoding dTDP-4-dehydrorhamnose 3,5-epimerase family protein, which produces MIHDVEIEELQINADERGCLTEIWRSDWEFFQGEDEPTMSYFSETYPGIIRAWHRHHRGQIDHFVVPRGKAKIGIYDDREDSPTQGEVDTYIVGEGNMNVIRVPGDCWHGFKTVGDERVLLLNFPTNLYDYENPDEERLPYDTDKIPLDWEEPPHE; this is translated from the coding sequence ATGATACACGATGTGGAAATAGAAGAACTCCAGATTAATGCGGACGAGCGCGGATGTCTCACGGAAATCTGGCGCTCAGACTGGGAGTTCTTCCAGGGAGAGGACGAACCAACAATGTCCTACTTTTCCGAGACGTACCCGGGAATCATCCGTGCGTGGCATCGCCACCACCGCGGTCAGATTGACCACTTTGTCGTCCCCCGTGGAAAGGCAAAGATCGGCATCTACGATGACCGCGAGGACTCACCTACACAAGGCGAAGTTGATACTTACATTGTTGGGGAAGGAAATATGAACGTGATCCGTGTTCCAGGGGACTGCTGGCACGGGTTCAAAACAGTCGGTGACGAACGGGTTCTGTTACTTAATTTCCCGACGAACCTCTATGACTACGAGAATCCTGACGAGGAGCGCCTTCCCTACGATACGGACAAAATCCCGCTTGACTGGGAAGAGCCCCCGCACGAGTAA
- a CDS encoding NAD(P)/FAD-dependent oxidoreductase, with amino-acid sequence MNICIVEKEHHLAEHQSGRNSGVLHPGFNYPPGSLKAKFATEGARRMKEYCEENDIPLENYSGVCKSSLTRSHAVVRSDVQSVANATIGVLVVATDQEERERLTEIREQAEENRVETEILETREEIQEHEPHAAGEAALYCPEAASVDSQKYVYSLAGDAEDRGVDFYTGYEVKKIKTADDTYHLLTSNGTISASHLVNAAGLYADELAHQMGVGEEYQIVPFRGEYYELVPQKRDPVNTMIYPTPDPEIPFLGVHFTR; translated from the coding sequence TTGAATATCTGTATCGTCGAGAAAGAACATCACCTTGCCGAACATCAGAGCGGACGTAACTCCGGTGTGCTCCATCCTGGGTTCAATTACCCTCCCGGTTCGCTGAAGGCGAAATTCGCAACCGAAGGAGCCCGCCGAATGAAAGAGTACTGTGAGGAGAACGATATCCCTCTCGAAAACTATAGCGGCGTTTGCAAGTCTTCGCTCACTCGATCGCACGCCGTCGTGCGATCGGATGTGCAATCAGTTGCAAACGCTACTATAGGTGTTCTTGTCGTCGCAACGGATCAAGAGGAACGAGAACGACTAACTGAAATCCGAGAACAGGCGGAAGAAAACAGGGTTGAGACGGAAATCTTAGAGACCAGAGAGGAAATCCAAGAGCACGAACCACACGCTGCCGGCGAAGCTGCCCTCTACTGCCCTGAAGCCGCCTCTGTTGACTCACAAAAGTACGTCTATTCACTTGCGGGCGACGCAGAGGACCGTGGCGTTGACTTTTATACCGGCTATGAGGTGAAGAAAATCAAAACAGCTGACGATACATACCACCTTCTCACCTCAAACGGAACAATCAGCGCGTCCCATCTCGTGAATGCTGCTGGACTATACGCTGACGAACTTGCCCATCAGATGGGCGTTGGAGAAGAGTATCAAATCGTGCCGTTCCGCGGCGAATACTACGAACTCGTCCCTCAAAAGCGTGATCCGGTGAATACGATGATTTACCCCACGCCAGATCCCGAAATCCCGTTCTTAGGGGTTCACTTCACGCGATGA